The genome window tattttttttatttttggcaaccaaacttttgtggtgtgttcctacactatgtagacctacatgtatcatttgtggacaattttaacagagttttcaatcgttagtagatttagttcgtttatttgaatttcttcggaaaatttagatttgaactgtaggtcactcgaaacttggaaaaccgtgcatgcaaaaatgatattcatgttacttagcataagttacgaccgatttcaggagcggaccggaaacttcgagcaacatgctcactaaacatagccgtgaacttgccatacacatgtttaaaaattgtataaaacacaaaaaaagtcagaaaatcctgaaacttgttcacgtgtcatgatatcatatgtacaggctgcgataaaaattttagaatgtttggagaaagttgtgggacactatgtgtagaaacctaggagaactacattgaacgtttgccgagagccccctttgccgagtgtttaacattcggcaaagttgtctttgccgagtgtcgttctgtgccgagtgttcagccCTCGGCAAAGCACGGTTTGCCGGGTTCCTAACTTTACCgagcgtggcactcggcaaaaccttctttgccgagtgcccgacaaaaggcactcggcaaagaggccaacactcggcaaagcctcggattccggtagtgattgttttccttttttttatttttttgggcTGAACCCATTTGGCACAAAAGCACAACGCCCCGACTCAATTCCCAGTGCCCACTATGCAGTTGTTGCATGTACTCGCCGTCATCGGCATCGTAGAAATAGAAAAGGTGTATTGGTAGGTGTACATTCTCGTACAAGTAGTACTGGCTATATGGTGCAGGTAGATGTGTAGGTCAGCACATATATATAATCACATGCATGCATGCGGCGAGTCGGCGAGAGTACGCGATCGAGGCACGGTAAATCAGGTGGTTTTGTCTTCCACTGGACCAGCAAAACGCATGCACATCAAGGTACCTAGAGGTGCGTGTGTGACGACTTCCAGTCTTCCACGACAGAGCCTTGCTTGCTTGCTTACGATTTGGTCAAGAGCCTACCGATCCAGCACGGCGGCTACATACATCTCACTTAATTTAATTTGGgggaaccatatatatatatatatatatagacacacACACAAGTATTAAACTAAGTATATAATTAGGTTTTTTTGTTGGCTATATGAAATACGACAACAATCATAAAACTCGCTATATATGTGAGGTACATTATTACCTTGCTCGTAGCATACAGGAGAGGAGGAGCTGTATTCGTCTGTTTCTCTCATCAGTTACAGCCAACTTGCATGCATCCGATGATCCATtcaccatgcatgcatgcatcgaCGTCGTTGACGACGACTGATGAGCTACGGCTGCCGCCATGGAGGACATGGTCGGTCGGGGCATGGATTTTCTATCTACCGAGGCCTCGCCGCCGGCAACACTATTACATTATTAGCCTTGTTGATCCGCAGTGACGTGTTTGCGGGCTCTACACTGCACGGATCAGTCAGCACAGCCAAAGCCCACAAGCCACAGCACAGCATACCACCTGTATATGTATATAAATACGCTGCAACGTCGCTCACATGCCATCCCGGCCCTAGCTGCGACTGCGATGCAAGCATCGCACGCACCCAGCCAACACACACAGAGACACCAGCAGGGGATCTGAGGCCGGCCGGCGCCGGACGGGGCACGTACCCGTACACGCATGCAGCTTGCCATGTCTCCGTCGTCGTCGCTACGCCGCACCGCGGCGGCCTTCGTCTTCGTCGCGCTCCTCGGCCTGGCGTCGTCGTCTCTGCTGCAGCTGCAAGCGGCCAGGACGACGCCGAGCGATGGCCAGGGACGGCGTCTAGAACCGCGGCAGAAGCAGGAGGAGGAAGAAGTGcacgcagcgacgacgacgagtaGCAGTAGCAGGTCCGGATCTACACCTGCGTCAGCGTCGGTGCAAGAAAGGCCGCCCCCGCTCGAGCTCGACCTTCTGCCGCCGCCGCCCACCATCACTGTTGAGGAGGCATCGTCGCCACCCCGCAGCCGCATGCTGGGCTCGGTGCCCAGCCCCGGCGTCGGCCACTAGCTACCTCTCCTTCTCCGTCTTCCCACCTCCACGCCCCGTGCGCCGGCCCATGTTCTTCCACCATCGATCGCCACACCTCGACCTCGTGCCAAGTACTGGTAGCGCAACCATGCGAGCGCGCGCGTACTATTAATATTGATTATACCCTCTGTAATCTCAGTTCCAGAGTTCCTGCTTCAGTTTCAGAAAGAGAGATCTCCTCACAAGCCATGACGCGCACACACATCACATGCATCAGCACCGGAGTTTCAGATTCATATACATGCTAAACTTGAAGTTTTTGGGTTATACATATATTGTCCATTTATTCATGGCGCTTTCTGGTTGCTGTGTGGTGTGTGGAATGTTGCGAAAAAAAAAACGAGTTCAAGCTCGTCGACGTTTCACGTGGGATTCCCTTTAATTTTGAGTTACCATCCAGCTGAAAAAAAGAATCGCTATCATCTGATCCGATGCTAGTAGATCAATGCATGTTGCGTGCATTACCGATGCGGCAATGGCAATATATAGATGATGATGATAGTGATGATGCTTACGATTTATTAATATGTACACTATATATACATCAAAGAACTATGTGCACCCGATATGCTTCCTAAAAAATAATGTACTTAATTAAGGCGTGTTTGATATGGTTCTGCTCCACCCTAAAGCAGCTTTACTCTAAAACTTTGGGTAGAGCAGCTCTACTTTATAGTTTAGATTGTTTCTTATAATCGGTGGCAGTGGCGGTAAATGACTCCAAACTCCATGACTAGGTTGTTTTTTTGGAGTTTTCGGAGCAGCAAAAGAGGTACTCTAAAAAATTATACTGCAGCTCCAAAAACTCCATAGAGTTTACAACTCTGGAGTTAGGTGTTTGACATGCCCTGACCAGTTCCTCCTTAGGGCTAGTTTGTGAGCCACGATACcggaggggattggaggggctaaaCTCCCCtgcttattcaattttgaataaggaggggattttagcccctccaatACTCTCTGGTATTTGGACTCTCAAATTAGCCCTTAGAGTTTTGCTCTGGAACcataccaaacacacccttagtttGAATGAACCAACAGAGAAGATGTAGCTATATCTAGCACAGACCAATAACGTCACATGCATGACAACACATCACTGGCTACCTATCAGTACAAAACGAACAAATTATATGCAGGTACACATGCATGCATACAAAACGAACAAACGGTTGCGGTGAAAAGCGGGAAGAGTTAATCGCGCACAAGTGGAAACATCACGTCGCCCCAACTTTCTATACTGAAATGGCCAATCAGGGATGGATAGACATGTCAAGACCAAAAATGTAGCTTGACTTCTTTGCAAATGCCGGGCTTGAGAGGAGAGACGTCCACGCCGAGTTGCCACAGTTCATGGAGGAGAACCATGCAGTGTGCTGTCAACTTGCGCTTTTAGCTTTTAAGGCACTGTACTAGATAGTTAGCGCGGATCAATCACGGTCTAAATTAAATGTGACAACAACAGTGGTGGTGAGGGCTACTCGttggaggaagaagctgcaacttaGGCCCTCTGTTCTTTTAATTACATGTGGTATATTAGGTTTCTCTAAATTAGTCAAACATTCTTAACATATTTTGCCACCTTTTTTCATTACCGAATATTCGTGTTTGAGTTCATTATCGTTTCTTGGGTTCTTAAGCTGGTTCCTTTTTGTTTTGGCTTCAAGTGAATTTCATTAATGAGAAGTACGACAGATTTGTACTACTTATTAAGGTTGTAAGGGAAGCAAAACACATTCTCATTCCCCCGTAAACAGGGGCGGATCTAGGCCCATGGCCACCTGGGCCACGACCTCGGGCACAGGCCAAAAAAAATTAGAACTTCTACGCAGCCTACTGCCCACGGACAGACACCGAAGAGGCGAAGactgaaccctagccgccacgcgCACTCCCGTCCTCGACCGCCCGCCCAGCCAAGCGTTGTGCGCCATCGCGCACTCGCGCCCTGCGGCGGTGTGGCCTTGTCTGGCCTCGCCCGTCCGGCCACGCGCGGACGCGCCGTGCGGCTGCGGTCTACGGGCCTGCCGCCTGTGGCTCGCCTTGCCCGCACCCGCCCGGCCACGCGCGGATGCGCCGTGCGGCTGCGGCCTACGGGCCTGCCGCCTGTGGCTCGCCTCGCCCGCACCCGCCCGGCCACACACCGTGCGCCGTCGCGCCCTGCGGCTGCGGCTGACCAGTCACCTCGCCAGCTCACCCGTCCAGCGTCAGCCCGTCCCTCGTTGTTCATGGTTTAGAACTTTAGATTATCTTCCATTCCACAGGTCCGTCATTGTTCATGGCAAATCTTAACCGTGACTTTAGATTTAGATTTTCTTCCAAAAGTGGTCAGTCATTGTTCATGGTTAATCGTGACTTCAATCCCTTTTAACTTTTAAGGCTTTAATTAGATGTTTTATAGAGATTTATTGTGTTTGTGAAAtgtttcagatacaatacaaggaGCCAGTAACAATCAAAATGAAGAAGAGGCATAGAACATTGCAATTATTTTTCTCTCCAGCTCTGACACCTGTCATGCCTAATGTGTAGCCAAGATCAAACCTCAATTCTCAA of Zea mays cultivar B73 chromosome 8, Zm-B73-REFERENCE-NAM-5.0, whole genome shotgun sequence contains these proteins:
- the LOC103634952 gene encoding uncharacterized protein, with product MQLAMSPSSSLRRTAAAFVFVALLGLASSSLLQLQAARTTPSDGQGRRLEPRQKQEEEEVHAATTTSSSSRSGSTPASASVQERPPPLELDLLPPPPTITVEEASSPPRSRMLGSVPSPGVGH